The genomic segment CCTGCAGGCCTGACCACGGGTGTTTTCTGCCCCACTGTTTGCCTGCAGGCGCCGCTGTCGTTTTGCAGCCGGATGTGTCTCAGAACAACTTGTTCCACCAACGAAGAAGACACGGCAAGGTCTTTACTGCAGAGATCGTGTATTTTTGGAAAGCTGTTTCACACgtcagcaaagaaaaaacacctgaGGGTTTCAGGAACAACTTGTACCTGAGTGGTGGAAGAAGAAATCAGAACTTAAATTTACTTAGAAGTGATAGTATAGTGAtagttaggacatttctgggatttaagggcatttctaggattataggatgtttccaggatttttagaACACTTATAGGATGTACAATGTtactaggatttttggacatttttaggatttctggacttttttcttATGAttgtttccaggacttttcttggatttctagatttttctcagattttggtatatttctaggattaaaggacatttctaggattctgggacgtttaaaggattttaaaatgtttctaggtTGTACAGCATTACTAggatttttagactttttaaagatttttagacttttctgtgattttaggatatttctatgaTTGTAGGAatttttttctaggattttagcacatttataatttttttaaaacaatgttttcttggattttaggacatttttaggatgtctggacttttttttaaggatgtttccagggattaaggacgtttttaggaCTTAACCACATTGTCTTATTTCAGGgcgtttcttgaattttaagaCGTTTAGGATgcttcttggatttcaggacaatttGGGGATTGAAAGACATTTCTTTatggcatttctaggatttctggacttttcttggattttggcaTATTTGTAGGATAAAGGGCGTTAAtgagattttaggacctttACAAGATTCTTGAATGTCaaggaattttaggacatttgtagtaaATTAGGACGTTTAGAAGATCTTCTAGGTTGTATTAGTTAGATTTTTggaggatgtttctagaatttaggGTTTCAGACTGTCTCTAGCTTCATAGGaagttttggggattttaggacattatctaggacctctgtcgcgggtgtgggggatcctcctctggctctttatttaatcaacaagctctattttcatgctgttttattcactctgacaccttatggagactaaaggtacaaaaacaattcacagtgtcaatcactttattcttattatgaattagaaaatggtttgtaGAGCCTCACGGCACCCTGtctggggccagatttggcccgcgggccgtcAGTTGAGTGTCAGTGTGTTATATTTTCCTGTCActggaaacagcagcagagtgagacCTCCTCGCTCTCCGCCTCTCTCGCGCTGTTTTAGGAAACGTGGCCTTACGGAGCCGCAGAGCAGCTTCACTGCTGTGGATGAATGAGAGACTCACAGCGGCTCCAGCCTCCGCCTCTACCCGTCTGTCAGCCTCCGCCGCCGCCCCAGCACTGCCAGCGCTCCCCCCTGTCGCCCGGCTCCGAAGAGAACCATGTCTGAAGCAGAACCGGTCCCGGCCGCGGCCCCGGAGGCCGCCGTCCTGGACGCCCTGAACGCCACGGACTCCAACGGGACCGAGGCGCTCAACGCCACGGCCAAATTCGTGGCCACCCCGGAGGGCACGGCGCTGGCGTACGGCAGCCTGGTGTTCATGGCGCTGCTGCCCATCTTCTTCGGGGCGCTGCGGTCCGTCTCCTGCTCCAAATCTAAGGTAACTCCCCGCGACAGCTCGCCCGGAACGGAGCGCGGTGAGGCGGCTTCGCTCCAGCCCGTCTGCCGCTAGCCTCCAGCGGCTACAGCTAGCTCAGCTAACGGCTAAGCGGAGTCACTcctaaaagtcttaaaaatctTCCCTCAAACTGAACACGGACAGAGGCACAAACTGCAGCTCCGCAGGATCAAACAGTTATCAAAATGATCGATTACTTTAGTTTGAGATGAGCCGGGTTTGAGCGAACGGTCGTTACAGCTGTTAGCATTTTGACggttattttcagttaattagCAGCTGACAAAATCTGTTCCTACTTGTTGCACGCGGCTTCTCTCCGGTGTGTTTGGGGGCTCGCGGTGGTGATTTTTGGGTCTCaacaggtttattttttaaaaatgtacatattaaCTTGTGTATCTCTGTTGTGATGGGTTTTGTTCCGGCGCGGGTCACCGCTGATGGGATGCTCGTGCACCCAGGTGTTTGTTTACACCTGTGCCCCCCGGTGTGTTTACCTGCTGTCACACTGGACAAACAGGCCGGGGGACACACGTGGACAGGTGAACACAGAGACAGCTCAAAGAGACGCAGAGAAGAAACTGTAATTTACTAAGTTAGTTTGTAAATGAAagctgatggaggaggtgaagagtTGACGTGTAGCTGAAAGCAGAGCCGgcatacaagtgtgtgtgtgtgtgtgtgtgtgtgtgtgtgtgtgtgtgtgacgtgtaCAAGAGAGATTATTTGCACTCTTTTGGGGAGTTTTGCAGACATGCGCAGTTGTGCCTGGTAGCTTTAGGTAACGGTAAAAAACCTCCCACTTCCTCCCTGCAGCGTGGAGGTGAAGTACCACAGTACCATGGCCAGGTcgtgtacttgtactttatttgagtGTTTACTTTCTGCtccactgcatttatctgaagGCCTTGAAAACTTGTTACATAcagattctgatttttttaaaatacaaaatatgaacCAACAAGTAAGTTATGATATAATATTAGAGTTTAAACATCCcatcattttgtaaataaatataaattaaatcaatgtaAAAGTACTTATAAAACAGTTTGATAGTACAATAATATACACAGGGCTGCACAGTGAACCATTTGAAACTTGgctggttttctttttaaaatagtaaGAAAGTAATAAGCAACCTGTCGAGAAACGGCCCGAAAGTTAGCAATAGTTAGTTAATAAGTTTAAGAAATTACAAGAATACCATCTgagaataagtaaaaaaacattaacaagaaaatagtaaaatgttaCGAAcaaataatcagaaaataagctcaaaaaaagaaaagtaataaacaaaacaaacatgaaagtgatgtgtgtgtgtgtgtgtttataatatatgtttatgtatgtatttgtgtacacatatacacgcacacacacacacagacacacacacagacacacacacatctgtctaTAGATGGATATATAaattggtgatttattttttaagaaaacaggttTCGAGGCGATGTTTTCTTTTAGAACCGCTAAAACGACACCCGTTATCACAGCCTTAAACCGTAAAAACCGatattattgttgaattttagGAAATCTCGGGCAGTCCTAAACACATGGTTGGGGAtactaaaattatgtttgaatagagtttaaatcttatatttttgaaaaatgctgggCAGGTCAGGGAGGGGAAACCAAAATattgggtccttgaaaagtcttggaaaagtGTAGAAATGTTGTCCGTGAAAACGCGTTGTAACTCAGTGGGAGTGAAGGGCAGAGACGGAGttagagacaggcagagacGATAAAAACAGgtgctgtctctgtctctgggtTTTGTCTCAGGTTTTGTCTCTGGTTTTTCTGGGTTTGAATCCGGCTCCTGGACCTCGATGCATGCcgtcctccttcctctctgcactctccctgtctttctctctctgtcctctgtcagcCACCTTAAAATGAggtcaaataacaaaaataatttaaagttttccTCTCAGCATTCAACAACAATGAAATGTTTCCTGctggtttgatttgatttttttttttgcaccctTGCTTCCAGTCCTCTTTGTTGCCGATCtgatccctctctctccctgtctgtctgtgcacacctgtctgtccatccattctgtctgtctgcccgtCTGCCCGTAGGAGCTCGGAGACAATGATTACGATTCTGGGTTCAGAGTGAGTATGAGAGCCGCTGAGAGcaccaaatacacacaaactgcaCGCTGTTTGTTCACATGACGGGAAACACACCCACACTGCAGCAGTTTAACACGGAGTTCACTAACAGCCTCCTCCTCAGTGATGAGCCTGCAGAAAACAATCACTGAGAGCAAtacttcacctacaaaatgTAATACAGTCATTTTCCTTAACCTTGAATTGTGAATGAATTCTCTCATGTCTTTATCAGGGaaccacgtttaacaacagcaaagcgATATCAAATTATCCGTTTGCAAACTGTCACGCGACTCGCGGCGTGCAGTCCCAGTCTCATTTATCTGGTTTAGAGTTTCCCCCacagtcatttatttgtggcagcttgcaacaataaaaacatctgcagccacacattgaatttatatttttggagctgagcTATTCAGCTGAAGCACGATTGGAAAATGTAAACTGTTCGTTTGGTTGTACACTCTTGAGTGTTTTTTGGGctcagacggagcagcagagcgtCAGGCACAGTAAAGCAAAACTTAACCTTTACGGactttttggcacattttaccaattttcattgttaatttttttggatcattttggctgtgttcctCCAGTatcatacattttggcaagattgtgtattttagttgaatcagtgaatttccagctcaggtcaaaaaatgctccacagAAACCaattcaaagtgacatttttgatcccacagccatcaaagcagaaaaacatgactgacaaaacatgaaaatgtacttAGCATGTATATTagcaaataattcattttttttgtgtttttttcatgtaagaacatagtggcatcatgacaacaacatgacatttaaagggttaaaattctgaaaattcatgaatatttgaatttatgattgggactgatgttggttaaaaagaTAAACTCAATGGAAgtcaaaaatttaattaatgtgtaatattattttacagccTGATCTTgagaagtgcattttgtgtgcagggTGAGTTTGTGTAATAATAAAGTGGGCCCTGAAGGGTTAATCGTAACCTTGCTGTCTGACAAGCGTATGCAGCGAGTGCGAGTCTGTGCGTATGTGTCGCGTTGAAGATGACGTTGAGGCAGTTTTGGGTGGCGTCGCTATGACGACCAGCTACGCTGAggcggggagggaggggagtcGGTGGGGCACGCACCCCTCTTCTAATGGTAATGAAAAGTACCTGACACCAAaggcgagtagagtagagtagagtagagtagagtagagtagagtaccatgtagtggaaacatgccttaaaagtttgcatttacagcctttgcagcagctgctcctcttatccatcataattatatatttagaataatttaaaataataagtatAATTATTAAgctacttttttactttttcttcaaacacttagtttttcatttgtactttttactttaattgcattgcttgctaatttttaagtcACTTCTTTTAAGTTTCTCACTTcccttttttcagatgtttaaaaaaaaaaaatcgccaaattgccgggtttcaaagggttaacgtcAGCTGCTCTGGATAATGCGGCTGTGCTTAGCTTTTAGTGCAGCAACACGgatcctctcctcttctttccgCTTTCCTTTCCTCTCATTTTGTCTCATCTagtgtctcctctctgtcccagTTTGTGTCTCGggggaggagacggaggagaaTATAGACGGAGGTGACTCTCCTCTGTCAGCGACTCCTGTCAG from the Plectropomus leopardus isolate mb unplaced genomic scaffold, YSFRI_Pleo_2.0 unplaced_scaffold22626, whole genome shotgun sequence genome contains:
- the LOC121965983 gene encoding minor histocompatibility antigen H13-like — its product is MSEAEPVPAAAPEAAVLDALNATDSNGTEALNATAKFVATPEGTALAYGSLVFMALLPIFFGALRSVSCSKSKELGDNDYDSGFRVSMRAAESTKYTQTARCLFT